One Cucurbita pepo subsp. pepo cultivar mu-cu-16 chromosome LG20, ASM280686v2, whole genome shotgun sequence genomic window carries:
- the LOC111783713 gene encoding uncharacterized protein LOC111783713: MEMKHLEYVMVPLGFTVLVGYHLWLIITIYRSPKRTVIGINAESRRQWVATIVSDPEKNAVLGVQTIRNNIMASTLMATTTITVGSLISVFVGSTSSTGKYRYILLCFLVAFLCNVQSIRYYAHASFLVTLPAGEGRKDYLAAILNRGSLFWSIGLRAFYFAIPFFLWIFGPLSMFFSCYLIVFVLYFLDFTRTSSYDPYGYVQKEEVNNKDIESVGQSGGNNFVANSCIHSPLLEGHIMTSN; this comes from the exons ATGGAAATGAAACATCTTGAATATGTGATGGTTCCGCTTGGTTTTACGGTGCTGGTGGGATACCATCTTTGGCTGATAATCACCATTTACCGGAGTCCTAAAAGAACTGTCATTGGAATCAACGCTGAATCCCGCCGGCAATGGGTCGCCACCATTGTTTCA GACCCCGAGAAGAATGCTGTTCTTGGAGTCCAAACCATACGAAACAACATCATGGCTTCGACGCTTATGGCTACGACGACGATCACCGTCGGCTCATTGATCAGTGTTTTTGTGGGCAGCACATCAAGTACTGGAAAGTACCGTTACATTTTGCTGTGTTTCCTCGTTGCATTTCTTTGCAATGTGCAATCTATTAGATACTATGCTCATGCTAGCTTCTTAGTCACATTGCCTGCTGGTGAAGGCAGAAAGGACTATCTTGCTGCAATCTTGAATCGAGGAAGCTTATTTTGGTCGATCGGATTGCGAGCTTTCTATTTCGCAATTCCTTTCTTCCTCTGGATCTTTGGACCTCTATCAATGTTTTTCAGTTGCTACCTGATAgtatttgttctttacttCTTGGACTTTACAAGAACTTCCAGCTATGATCCTTATGGATATGTGCAAAAGGAAGAAGTGAACAACAAAGACATTGAATCTGTCGGTCAGTCAGG GGGAAACAATTTCGTCGCGAACTCCTGCATTCACTCTCCTCTACTCGAAGGTCACATTATGACTTCCAATTGA